The window ATACCCCGAGTTCCATCCCGAGACGAGCATCGCGACGTTTCGCGTCGACATCGACGTGGCGACGTGCGGCGAGATCACGCCTTTGAAGACGCTCGACTACCTCATTGGCAAGTTCGATTCGGATATTATCACGATGGATTACCGCGTGCGCGGCTTCACGCGAGATGTGACGGGAAAGAAGCTCTTCATGGACGATAAGATGTCGTCGATTCAAGAGTATATCAAGTCGGAGACTTTGGCGACGTACGACGCCATGGACATCAATGTCTATCAGGCGAATATTTTCCATACGCGCATGCTCATCAAGGAAATCGAGCTGCAGAATTACCTCTTCAATACGGATATTTACGAGATACCGCCGAAGACGCGGCTCGCGATCAGCAACAGCCTGCGGCGCGAGATGATTGAAATCTACAGCGGCAGCAATGTATTCTGAGCGAGGCTTCGCGCTTTGCTCTTTGGGAGGAAAAAGAAGGATTGGAAGCATTCGACTACTATACGCAGGACAGGGCGCCTGTTCTTGAAGCTCTGGAGCGCTTCAAGAGCAGGCGCGTCGTGCCTTTTGACGTGCCGGGGCACAAGCGCGGACGCGGCAACGCGGAGCTTGTGGACTTTCTTGGCGAGAAGTGCCTTTCCGTCGACGTCAATTCGATGAAGATGCTCGACAACCTTTGCCATCCCGTATCGGTGATTCGCGAGGCGGAGGAGTTGGCGGCGCGGGCGTTCGGTGCGGCACACGCATTCTTCATGGTCGGCGGCACGACGAGTTCGGTGCAGACGATGATTCTGACGGCGGCGAAGCGCGGCGAGAAGATCATCCTGCCGCGCAATGTGCATCGAAGCGTCATCAACGCGATGATCCTCTCGGGCGCCGTTCCTGTCTATGTGAATCCACAGATGGATCGGCGGCTCGGCATCGCGCTCGGCATGAGGCTCGCCGATGTCGAGCGTGCAATCGAGGAGAATCCGGACGCGAAGGCGATCTTCGTCAACAATCCGACGTATTACGGGATATGCTCGAACATCCGCGCCATCGCCGATCTCGCTCATGCGCACGGCATGCTGCTCCTCGCCGATGAGGCGCACGGCACACACTTTTACTTCCACGATCATTTGCCCGTTTCCGCCATGGCGGCGGGCGCGGACATGGCGTCGGCGAGCATGCACAAGTCGGGCGGCTCTCTGACGCAAAGCTCGCTCCTCTTGATTGGCGAGCGCGTGCACGAGGGCTATGTGCATCAGATCATCAATCTCACGCAGACGACGAGCGCGTCGTACCTCCTCATGGTAAGCCTCGACATCTCGCGGCGCAACCTTGCGATTCGCGGGCGCGAGACGATTGACAAGGTCATACGTCACGTCGAGTATGCGCGTTCTGAGATCAACGCCATCGGCGATTACTATGCCTATGCGAAGGAACTTGCCGACGGCGACGCCGTATTCGATTTCGATGTCACGAAACTTTCGATCTTCACGCGCTCTTTGGGGCTTGCGGGCATCGAAGTCTACGATCTCTTGCGCGACGAGTACGACATTCAGACGGAGTTCGGCGACATGGCGAACCTCCTCGCTTACGTCTCAATCGGCGACCGTCCCAAGGACATTGAGCGTCTCGTATCCGCGCTTGCCGAAATTCGCCGCAACTATAAGAAGCCGCCGAAAAATATGCTGGAGGTCGAGTACATCAGCCCGAAGGTCGTCTGCGGCCCGCAGGAAGCGTTCTACGCTGAGAAGGAGGCGCTTCCCATCGCCGAGACGGCAGGGCGCGTTGCGGGCGAATTCGTCATGTGCTATCCGCCGGGCATTCCGATCCTCGCACCGGGCGAGCTTGTGACGGCGGACATCCTCGATTATATCCGCTACGCGAAGAAGAAGGGCTGCTCGCTGACGGGGCCTGAGGATATGGAGATCCGGCGGCTCAACGTGATGAAGGAGACTGAGGCATGAATCTTTGGTTTACGGAGAAGCACACGAAGAATGCGGGCTTTTCCATCAAGGTCGATCGGCAAATCTACTCGGGCAGGAGCGAGTTCCAACGTATCGACATTTTTGAATCGCCGGAGTTTGGGCGGTTTCTGACGATCGACGGCTATATGATGCTGACGGAGAAGGATGAGTTCATCTACCATGAGATGATCGTGCATGTGCCGATGTGCGTCAATCCCGAGGCGAAGCGCATCCTCGTCATCGGCGGCGGCGACGGCGGCACGGTGCGCGAGCTTCTGCGCTACAAAAGCGTCGAGCGCATCGACCTCGTGGAGATCGACGAGATGGTCGTCGAGGCATGCCGCGAGCACTTGCCGCAGACGGCGGCGTGCCTTGCAGATCCGCGCATTCGCTTCTTTTTCGAGGACGGACTGCGTTTCATCCGTCAGCCCGAGGACGAATACGATTTGATCCTCGTGGATTCGACCGATCCTTTCGGGCCGGGCGAGGGGCTTTTTACGAAGGAGTTCTACGGTAACTGCTTCAAAGCTCTGCACGAGGACGGCATCATGGTCAATCAGCACGAAAGCCCCTTTTACAAGGACGACGCCTATGCCATGCAGCGTGCGCACAAGCGCATCGTCGAGTCGTTCCCCATCAGCCGCGTCTATCAGGCGCATATCCCGACGTATCCGTCGGGGCACTGGCTCTTCGGCTTCGCGTCGAAGAAGCGTGCGCCCATCGAGGGCGTTGATTGGCAGCGTTGGAAGCGGCTCGGCATCAAGACGCGCTACTACAATACGAAGCTGCATATCGGCGCCTTCGCCCTGCCAACCTATGTGGAGGAGATGCTGCGCGATGTTGAAAGATAATGTAGAAACTTTTCTTGGCTGCGAGACTTCATACGAAGAGTCGCGCATCGTGCTCTTCGGCGCACCTTTCGATTCGACGACGTCGTTTCGCCCGGGCACGCGCTTTGCGAGCCGCACGATGCGTGCCGAGTCGTATGGATTGGAGACGTACAGCCCATATCTCGACCTTGATATGGAGGAGGCGCACGTCTTTGACGGCGGCGACTTGGAGCTTTGCTTTGGCGATACGGCTCGCGCTTTAGGGCAGATCGAGGACTTTGCGCGGGACTTGCTCGCCGATGGCAAGAAGCCCTTCATGATCGGCGGCGAGCATCTCGTGACGCTTCCCGTCGTGCGTGCGCTCGCTGAGCGCTACAAAGATCTCCATATCGTGCATTTCGATGCGCATACGGATCTGCGCGATGATTACTTGGGTGCGAAGCTCTCGCACGCGACGGTCATGCGCCGCGCCTGGGACATCCTAGGTGATGGGCGCATTTATCAGTTCGGCATACGGAGCGGCGAGCGCGCGGAGTTCCTCTGGGCGAAGGAGCACACGCATTTGCAGCGCTTCGATTTCACGGGGCTTGAATGGAGTCTCTCTGAACTCATGGGAAAGCCCGTGTACTTGACGCTCGATCTCGATGTGCTCGATCCGAGTGTTTTTCCCGGCACGGGCACGCCCGAGCCGGGCGGCGTGAGCTTCCTCGATCTTCTTCGTGCGCTCCGAAAGACGCTGCGGCTCGACCGCATCGTCGGTTGCGACATGGTCGAACTGTCACCGCACTACGATGCGAGCGGCGCATCGACGGCGGTGGCCTTGAAGCTCCTCCGAGAGATGCTTCTCGCTTGGGAAGAGCCGGCAATTCGCGGAGCAGAGATGGTTTGATGCGGGCGGCGAACGCCCTTGAGTTGACGACAGGAGGAAAATCATGGGAAAGGCTTTGATCATCGGCGCGGGCGGCGTCGCAAGCGTCGCCGTGCACAAGTGCTGCCAGAACAGCGACGCCTTTGAGGAAATCTGCATTGCGAGCCGCACGAAGGCGAAGTGCGACGCATTGAAGGAAAAGCTCGCGGGCGGCAAGACGAAAATCACGACGGCGCAGGTGGATGCGGACAAGACGGACGAGCTCATCGCCCTAATTGAGCGGGAGAAGCCCGATGTCGTCTTGAATCTTGCATTGCCGTACCAGGATCTGACAATCATGGACGCGTGCCTTGCGACGAAGACGCATTACGTCGATACGGCGAACTACGAGCCAGAGGACACGGCGAAGTTTGAATACAAATGGCAGTGGGAGTACAATGATCGCTTCAAGGAAGCCGGCATCACAGCGCTGCTCGGCTCGGGCTTCGACCCGGGCGTCACGGGCGTCTTTTCCGCTTACGCCTTGAAGCATCATTTCGACGAGATCAACTACATCGACATTCTTGACTGCAACGCGGGCGATCACGGCTATCCGTTTGCAACGAACTTCAACCCTGAGATCAACATCCGCGAGGTTTCGGCGAAGGGAAGCTATTGGGAAAACGGCAAGTGGGTCGAGACGGAGCCGATGGAGATCAAGCGCGTCTACAACTTCCCCGAGGTCGGCGAGAAGGACATGTACCTCTTGCATCACGAGGAGCTGGAGTCGCTCGCGATCCACATCCCCGGCATCCGCCGCATCCGCTTCTTCATGACGTTCGGCGAGAGTTACCTGCGCCACCTCAAGTGCCTGGAAAACGTCGGCATGACTTCGATCGAGCCGATAGAGTTCGAGGGCAAGAAGATCATTCCGCTGCAGTTCCTCAAGGCGGTTCTGCCCGATCCCGCGAGCCTTGGTCCGAGGACGAAGGGAAAGACGAACATCGGCTGCATCTTCCGCGGCAAGAAGGACGGCAAGGAAAAGACGTACTATCTCTACAACGTCTGCGATCACGAAGCGTGCTACAAGGAAGTCGGCTCGCAGGCCGTTTCCTACACGACGGGCGTGCCCGCGATGATCGGCGCGATGCTCGTGATGAACGGCACATGGAAGGGCGCGGGCGTCTATAACATCGAGCAGTTCGATCCCGATCCGTTCATGGATGCGCTGAATCGCTGGGGCTTGCCGTGGCAGGAGAGCTTCACGCCGGAGCTTGTCGATTGATGGGCGAGGCTTTCGGGAAATTCGAGAAATACGCAGAAATTTTCCATGCCGTGCCGACGCCCGCCTACGTCGTCATGGAGGAGCTTCTGCGCAGGAATCTCACCGTGCTGCGCGACTTGCAGCAGGAGACGGGCGCACATGTGCTTCTGGCACAGAAGGCGTTTTCGATGTTTCACTTCT of the Selenomonas sputigena genome contains:
- the speB gene encoding agmatinase, whose protein sequence is MLKDNVETFLGCETSYEESRIVLFGAPFDSTTSFRPGTRFASRTMRAESYGLETYSPYLDLDMEEAHVFDGGDLELCFGDTARALGQIEDFARDLLADGKKPFMIGGEHLVTLPVVRALAERYKDLHIVHFDAHTDLRDDYLGAKLSHATVMRRAWDILGDGRIYQFGIRSGERAEFLWAKEHTHLQRFDFTGLEWSLSELMGKPVYLTLDLDVLDPSVFPGTGTPEPGGVSFLDLLRALRKTLRLDRIVGCDMVELSPHYDASGASTAVALKLLREMLLAWEEPAIRGAEMV
- the speD gene encoding adenosylmethionine decarboxylase yields the protein MEGKLKLYGFNNLTKSLSFNIYDICYAKSQREQQDYIKYIDSQYNSERLTKILMRVTEMIGAHVLSISKQDYDPQGASVTFLISEEDAAGHKKPLMNDEIVAHLDKSHVTVHTYPEFHPETSIATFRVDIDVATCGEITPLKTLDYLIGKFDSDIITMDYRVRGFTRDVTGKKLFMDDKMSSIQEYIKSETLATYDAMDINVYQANIFHTRMLIKEIELQNYLFNTDIYEIPPKTRLAISNSLRREMIEIYSGSNVF
- a CDS encoding aminotransferase class I/II-fold pyridoxal phosphate-dependent enzyme is translated as MEAFDYYTQDRAPVLEALERFKSRRVVPFDVPGHKRGRGNAELVDFLGEKCLSVDVNSMKMLDNLCHPVSVIREAEELAARAFGAAHAFFMVGGTTSSVQTMILTAAKRGEKIILPRNVHRSVINAMILSGAVPVYVNPQMDRRLGIALGMRLADVERAIEENPDAKAIFVNNPTYYGICSNIRAIADLAHAHGMLLLADEAHGTHFYFHDHLPVSAMAAGADMASASMHKSGGSLTQSSLLLIGERVHEGYVHQIINLTQTTSASYLLMVSLDISRRNLAIRGRETIDKVIRHVEYARSEINAIGDYYAYAKELADGDAVFDFDVTKLSIFTRSLGLAGIEVYDLLRDEYDIQTEFGDMANLLAYVSIGDRPKDIERLVSALAEIRRNYKKPPKNMLEVEYISPKVVCGPQEAFYAEKEALPIAETAGRVAGEFVMCYPPGIPILAPGELVTADILDYIRYAKKKGCSLTGPEDMEIRRLNVMKETEA
- the speE gene encoding polyamine aminopropyltransferase, which codes for MNLWFTEKHTKNAGFSIKVDRQIYSGRSEFQRIDIFESPEFGRFLTIDGYMMLTEKDEFIYHEMIVHVPMCVNPEAKRILVIGGGDGGTVRELLRYKSVERIDLVEIDEMVVEACREHLPQTAACLADPRIRFFFEDGLRFIRQPEDEYDLILVDSTDPFGPGEGLFTKEFYGNCFKALHEDGIMVNQHESPFYKDDAYAMQRAHKRIVESFPISRVYQAHIPTYPSGHWLFGFASKKRAPIEGVDWQRWKRLGIKTRYYNTKLHIGAFALPTYVEEMLRDVER
- a CDS encoding saccharopine dehydrogenase family protein, encoding MGKALIIGAGGVASVAVHKCCQNSDAFEEICIASRTKAKCDALKEKLAGGKTKITTAQVDADKTDELIALIEREKPDVVLNLALPYQDLTIMDACLATKTHYVDTANYEPEDTAKFEYKWQWEYNDRFKEAGITALLGSGFDPGVTGVFSAYALKHHFDEINYIDILDCNAGDHGYPFATNFNPEINIREVSAKGSYWENGKWVETEPMEIKRVYNFPEVGEKDMYLLHHEELESLAIHIPGIRRIRFFMTFGESYLRHLKCLENVGMTSIEPIEFEGKKIIPLQFLKAVLPDPASLGPRTKGKTNIGCIFRGKKDGKEKTYYLYNVCDHEACYKEVGSQAVSYTTGVPAMIGAMLVMNGTWKGAGVYNIEQFDPDPFMDALNRWGLPWQESFTPELVD